The Caldilineales bacterium genome has a window encoding:
- a CDS encoding nucleotidyltransferase domain-containing protein, producing the protein MTITEPTLQRLSSAEDSLLSSTEITPEIIELVTRRIVDAIRPQKIVLFGSQATGDAESESDLDLLVVHDSKRSDREARLFLDRLFLQRRFGLDLLVRTPEEVSRNLADVNPFYTDHIFGRGIVLYERSQQETS; encoded by the coding sequence ATGACTATCACTGAACCAACACTGCAAAGGCTTTCATCGGCTGAAGATAGCTTGCTGTCCAGTACCGAGATCACCCCGGAAATCATCGAGCTGGTCACGAGACGGATTGTCGATGCCATTCGACCGCAGAAAATCGTATTGTTTGGTTCGCAAGCTACAGGTGATGCCGAAAGTGAAAGCGATCTGGATCTGCTCGTCGTTCATGACAGCAAGCGATCGGATCGGGAAGCGCGGCTCTTTTTGGACAGATTATTTCTGCAGCGACGTTTTGGCTTGGATCTGTTGGTGCGAACGCCGGAAGAGGTGAGTCGCAACCTGGCTGATGTCAATCCATTCTACACGGATCACATCTTTGGCAGGGGTATCGTGCTCTATGAGCGAAGCCAGCAAGAGACCAGTTGA
- the lepB gene encoding signal peptidase I — protein MTSPLPHLPPDARIIRPEDQPERYDLSAYTPPPVPQTSGRLAAPSDSLIGQSLRELVSTVLPAVLIALLIHLFLAQATRVEGYSMEPTLYGHQRLVIEKVSYHLHPPHRGDIIVIHVPNYGREMLIKRVIGLPGETIQVSSGQVLIDGQPLAEPYLRTVTRGDYPVLTVPAGSVFVMGDNRNNSNDSRSFGPITFDNIVGRAWVRYWPFSDVGLVE, from the coding sequence ATGACCTCACCCCTGCCCCACCTCCCACCCGACGCCCGCATCATCCGCCCGGAAGACCAGCCGGAGCGTTACGACCTGTCTGCCTACACCCCGCCGCCCGTCCCACAGACAAGCGGCCGTCTGGCGGCGCCCTCTGACTCGCTCATCGGCCAGAGCCTGCGCGAGTTGGTCAGCACCGTCCTCCCGGCCGTCCTCATCGCCCTGCTCATCCACCTCTTCCTGGCCCAGGCCACGCGCGTCGAGGGCTACAGCATGGAGCCGACGCTCTACGGCCACCAGCGGTTGGTGATCGAGAAGGTCAGCTACCATCTCCACCCCCCCCATCGGGGCGATATCATCGTCATCCATGTTCCCAACTATGGCCGGGAGATGCTGATCAAGCGCGTCATCGGTCTTCCCGGCGAAACGATCCAGGTCAGCAGCGGCCAGGTGCTCATCGACGGCCAGCCGCTGGCCGAACCCTATCTGCGCACCGTCACCCGCGGCGATTACCCGGTTCTCACCGTCCCCGCTGGCAGCGTCTTTGTCATGGGCGACAATCGCAACAACTCCAACGACTCGCGTTCGTTCGGGCCGATCACTTTCGACAACATCGTGGGCAGGGCCTGGGTACGCTACTGGCCGTTCAGCGATGTCGGTCTCGTCGAGTAG
- a CDS encoding class I SAM-dependent methyltransferase, whose product MHVQIEEDRHWWFATRTRAILALLDKYAGPGKDGRRVLDVGAGAGNMMHHLAHYGEVTGLEFNPKPIPIAHQRGFDVRQGSAAAIPFADGSFDLVALLDTVEHIPDETAVFAETYRVTKPGGWMVVTVPALMWLWSQNDVLNFHQRRYSTADLRRKLQAAGWQLPFCSYNFTLIFPLSAGLILGRRWLGREPEMESPHFDDDAYQVEMEPAPPWLNSLLAGVGKLEVALLRRLPLPIGTSIIAVAQKPPASAPVGPA is encoded by the coding sequence ATGCACGTTCAAATCGAAGAAGATCGCCATTGGTGGTTTGCCACCCGCACGCGAGCCATCCTGGCGCTGCTGGACAAATACGCCGGGCCGGGCAAGGATGGCCGCCGGGTGTTGGATGTGGGCGCAGGGGCCGGGAACATGATGCATCATCTGGCCCACTACGGCGAGGTGACCGGTCTTGAATTCAACCCCAAGCCGATCCCAATCGCCCACCAGCGCGGCTTCGACGTGCGCCAGGGTTCCGCCGCCGCCATCCCCTTTGCCGACGGGAGTTTCGATCTGGTGGCGCTGCTGGATACTGTCGAGCACATCCCCGACGAGACAGCGGTGTTCGCCGAAACCTATCGGGTGACGAAACCGGGCGGGTGGATGGTCGTCACTGTGCCGGCGTTGATGTGGCTTTGGAGCCAGAACGATGTGCTCAACTTCCATCAGCGGCGCTATTCGACCGCCGACCTGCGCCGCAAGTTGCAGGCGGCCGGCTGGCAACTGCCTTTTTGCAGCTACAACTTCACCCTCATCTTCCCCCTTTCGGCCGGGTTGATCTTGGGCCGGCGCTGGCTGGGCCGCGAACCGGAGATGGAGTCGCCCCATTTCGACGACGACGCCTATCAGGTGGAGATGGAGCCGGCCCCACCCTGGCTGAATTCCCTGCTCGCAGGCGTCGGCAAGCTCGAGGTCGCCCTTTTGCGCCGCCTGCCGTTGCCGATCGGCACCAGCATCATCGCCGTGGCCCAGAAGCCCCCCGCTTCTGCTCCGGTGGGGCCGGCCTGA
- a CDS encoding HEPN domain-containing protein, protein MSEASKRPVETPAEWLQFADENLFVAARALSFEDPTYHTVCFLCQSAAEKYLKGYLIGKGWTLEKTHDIVVLLGLCSDYDPSFAEILLDAAVLNEYIVSGRYPGDLSFEMIGREEAEEAVAIVERIREMVSTGKEQKTHWED, encoded by the coding sequence ATGAGCGAAGCCAGCAAGAGACCAGTTGAGACGCCGGCTGAATGGTTGCAATTTGCCGATGAGAACCTATTTGTAGCAGCGCGCGCCTTGAGCTTTGAGGATCCAACCTATCACACAGTCTGTTTTCTTTGCCAGAGCGCGGCCGAAAAGTACCTGAAGGGCTATTTGATCGGCAAAGGCTGGACGCTTGAAAAGACACATGACATCGTTGTGTTGTTGGGTCTGTGCTCGGACTATGATCCCTCTTTTGCCGAAATCCTGTTAGACGCAGCAGTTCTTAACGAATATATCGTATCTGGGCGGTATCCTGGCGACCTTTCTTTCGAAATGATCGGCAGAGAAGAGGCGGAGGAAGCTGTAGCAATTGTAGAGCGAATTCGAGAGATGGTGAGCACAGGGAAAGAGCAAAAAACACATTGGGAAGATTAG